Part of the Sphaerochaeta associata genome is shown below.
GTACCGCTTTTTTCTGGATGGATTGCTCGGCGGCATCCTTTGAGATAAAGATTTCCTTCCCGTTGGCGGGAGGAAAGTGCTCTGTGGATGTTTCTACAGCAAGTTGAAGCGCATTGAGCAGGCTGCGTGCATCCCCGTTTGCAATCTCCACCAGATGCTCGAGAGCCTGGTCCTCAAACGTCACCCGGTAGTTTCCATAGCCGCGCTCCTTGTCCGCCAGCGCTTGTTTTGCGATGGCAAGCAGGTCCTCATTTTCCAAGCTCTTCAGCTGAAATATCCTGGATCTGCTGACCAAGGCGGCATTCACTTCGAAATACGGATTTTCGGTTGTCGCTCCGATGAGAATGACGGTTCCGTTCTCTACCCATGGCAACAGGGCGTCTTGCTGGCTCTTGTTCCACCGATGCACCTCGTCGATGAAAAGTATGGTACCCCGGTTGTAAAGTTCCAGGCGCTGACGTGCTTCCTCGATTTCATACCGCAGTTCCTTGACACCTGACAATACTGCATTGAGGGTCGAGAAGTGGCGCTTGGTTGTATTGGCGATTACACGGGCAAGTGTTGTTTTTCCTGTTCCGGGAGGGCCGTAGAAAATAACCGAGGAGAGCTGATCGGCCTGAATGGCCCGTCTGAGCAGGCGGCCCTTGCCGATGATGGCATCCTGGCCGATGTACTCGTCCAAGGTTCTCGGGCGCATCCGATAGGCAAGGGGTTGGTTGGCACTTTGATCCTTTTCACTGGCTTCGGTAAAGAGATTCATTGCTGGCCGTCCTGTTGGAAAAGCTCCAGGAAAGAGCCGCTGCCCTTGGGTACCGGGGTGGTCCTCAATCGTTCTTCCTGTGATCCCAACTCATCGAGGTATGTGGTTACGAAGAAGGAGTAGATGTGCTCGAACGGATCGGTTGCAACGGCGGGAAGCCCCTCACGCCCCCAAAGGGCTGTACCTTTCTGCCAAATGCTGTAACGGTCGAGAATAAGGTTCCATGTAATACTGCTGGTCTGCAATGCGTCCTGCAGCATGCTTCTTACTTGCTGGGCAAGTGCGGTGCCTTGCTCGGTGACCAAGGCCGTAGTTGCACTTCGATTCCCTGCTTTCAGAAGAGCCTCGCCATTCTTCCAGACAACCGTTGAGACCGAAGTTTCAACAAGGGAAGGCAGTTGCACCACCACTTGACGGAAGGCACTCAGCACCTGTATTCGCCATACTTGGAGATGGTCATGAAACAAGGGAATTTCCTGCATCTGGAGAAAGTGTGCAGTCTGTGGAGGCAGCAGTATCTCAAGGGCCGTTTCCGCATACAGGTTGACATCGATTGATTGGCTGGCAAGTTTCACCACCTCGGTAAGGGCATACTCAGTATCGGGAGTACGCAATGCTTGGTCTTGCTTGACAGAGGAGCATCCCGTAAAAAGGAGAGCCAATCCAAGCAAAAGGTATACATATGACGTCCGTTTCATGGTTGATACTATACCATCCGACTTCTCTCTTGCATAGCAGAATGGACATCTGTACAATCGCAGCATGCTTAGCCAATATAAAACCATGAACAGGCAGATTCGTGCCATGAGTCTGCCGACTATGTATGGAATGCTGTTCACTGCGCTGTACGACATGGTCGACATGTTTTGGATAGGCATGTTGGACAAGGAAGCGGTTGCCGCAATCACCATCTATTTGACCCTCTTTCTGGCATTGGAAATTCTCAATGAGGTGGTCGGTACGAGCAGCGTCTCCTTGCTCAGCAGAAGCTGGGGCTCGGGTGACATCGATCTGACAAGGACAATCGGAGAGCAGACTTTTGTCTTCAAGGCTTTGCTGGGAAGCCTGGGCGCCATTGTGCTCATTCTGGTCCTTCCTCATTTCTATCGTCTTTACACCGATGATGCAAAAGTGCTCTCCCACGGCCTGCAGTATGGCTATCTGCGTTCGGTGTTCGTTCCGGTATTTTTCTCCTCCTACACCGTCAATACCATCCTCAGAAGCACTGGGGATGCAAAGACTCCCATGAGGCTTCTGTTGGCCTCTGCCGTACTGAACATGGTCCTTGATCCAATTTTCATGTTCAGCACCATCCCTGCAACCTCATTGAAAGGATTGGGATGGGGAATGTTCGGAGCAGCGGTCGCCACCTGCATCTCCTATAGCTTTGCCTTCATTGCAGGATTCTGGTATCTGCAAAGCGGCAAGGCCCCCCTGACCATAAGAGTCAAAGGACTTTTACACCTCGATTGGACCATAGATAAAAAATTGCTTACCATCGGCCTGCCCAGCGGAATCAACATGCTGCTCAGGTCCTTGATTACCATCATCTTTCTCAAGCTCGTCGCCCTGTATGGTACGGTTGCCATTGCCGCCCTGGGAATTGCAAACCGGATATACCAGTTTTGCGGCATGCCCTCCAACGGCCTGAGCATGGGCTCGGGTATCCTGGTCGGTCAACGCCTGGGTGCAAAACAGTTCAAGGAGGCACACGATGTCACCTTGCTGTCCTCTGTCAACGGCCTGATCTTTTCTCTTCCCTTCATTCTGTTGCTCCTCCTCGCTCCAAACCAGTTGCTCAGTCTTTTTCTTGGTGGTTCATCGGTCTCCTCCGAGGCTGCTTCCCTGTTGCGTATCTATGGATTGTGCCTGATCTTCATGTCCATCTCAGGCGGCTTGGGTTCGGCCTTCTTCGGATCGGGCCACACCCGTCCCATTCTCTATACCTCGCTGATCAGCGGCTGGTTGGTCCAACTTCCCTATGCACTACTGGTCGTTCTGGTCCTCAAGTTGCCGCTTCCCTGGCTGTGGGCGGCGTACCTTACGGGAGACTTCCTGGAGTGCCTGCTGCGGTATCGGTATTTCCTATTAGGCGGTTGGAAGCAAGAGCGTTGACGTTTGTTCGATTTATTGCGACATTATATGTGATAGCACAGGAGGCTAGTACTATGTCAGAACGAAACTCTTCAATACTCCAGAATGTGGCGACGCGTGAGCGAACCATCCTAAAAAATGTATACCTTTGGATGACTGCAGGCCTGGGTCTTACCGCCTTGGTTGCCTTCTTTGTGGCCAGCAATCCCTCTCTACTCAGGGCCCTGGTCGGAAACACCATGGGATTTCTTCTAATTGTCGTAGGACAATTCGCCTTGGTATTCTACCTCTCGGCACGGTTGGACAGAATGAGTCAGGCCAGTGCCATCGGAGCATTCCTGGCATATTCCGCCTTGAACGGCATTATGCTCAGTACCATATTCGCCGTCTATGCCGGAGTGGTGATTTACAAGACCTTCTTTACCACCGCCCTTATGTTCGGCGGGATGAGCCTCTATGCAATGACCACAAAGCGCGATCTGAATAAGTTTGGTTCGTATCTTGTCATGGGCCTGTGGGGTCTGATCATTGCATCCCTGATCAATATGTTCTTGGGCTCATCCGGCCTGGATTATCTGATCAGCTTCATCGGCGTCGGTATCTTCCTCGGTCTTACCGCATGGGATACACAAAAGATCATCAGAATGAACGAGCAGTATGGTTCGGGAATCGACGAAGAGACCTTCACAAAGCTCAGCATCATCGGAGCTCTTACGCTCTATCTCGACTTTTTGAACCTTTTCCTTTTCCTTTTACGAATTTTCGGTCGTTCGAACAATCGATGATCCAGGGAAGACTCTCAGAACGGGCTGCAGCGATGCAGCCTTTTCTTATATCCGGTGGTACGTGACCGAGGATGGCAGCGCAAGGCTTCTCTTCAAGGCTTCATAGCTGATTTCCTCCATCTCAAGGAAACAACTTCGTCTTCCCACCTGCTCGAGGCAATGGGCGTCCGAACCTGTAAGAATCGCCAGATTATGGGTATCGGCATGGACGGGGAGATGGATTGCCTCCAGCGCCGAGTATCTCAGATCGGGGAGAAATCCAAGGTTTGCAAGCACACTGTTGGCATATCGGTCGATATGGGCGGGGATTACCAGGGCATCCCTGCTGAGCGCTTCCTCCACTACATCGCTGAATGCAAGGGAGGTGGAACTGACCAAGAGCTTGTCCACCGTCTCAAGTACTTTCCCCTCGATATCCACCACCAGCTGATTACCGAATATGTCCGGCCGGTTTTTTTGGGCGGGCAGCAGGAACTCGATGAACGACCCAAACTCGAGTGCGTCCTCGATCCGGGAAAAGAGGGTAAGTACATGCACGTCCTCAACAGTGGAAACTTCCAGGCCGAATAAGGGAAGTATTTCGCACAATTGGCAAGCCTCACTGAAAGCGGGCAGATTGCGGGCGCTGTTGTGGTCGGTCAAGGCAAGAATCTGTATCCCTTGTTCCATCGCCTCCACTGCCAGCAGGGCAGGGGTAAAATCGTCGTTCGCACAGGGTGAGAGGCAACTGTGATTATGGAGGTCAAGCTTTACCTGCATTGATCCTTCCCAAGGCTGCTGCAATACGGCAGCTTGCCTCGAATTGAGTCACCGCTGTGGTGAAAATAGCGATTCCCTCATCTTTTGCCGCTTGAAGCATATCAGAAGGAATACTGCGGTTGTTGCAAATAACCAACGCACGGATACCGGCAAGCGAGGCTACCGCCACCGTATTCTTATGAGCCTGGATGGTTATCAGGACACTCTCTGCAGGGGCGTTCCCCATCACATCACTGAGCAGGTCGCCGGTATAGGCGTCCTGGATCGTCAGCGAACCATCTCCCATGCAGTGCTCGGTAAATCCTTCCAATTGAGCCAAATCCTGAACAACCATCCTATGTCTCCTCTTGTTTCGGGTGTAATGCAATGCTGCAAACCACGGTGGTTCCGCTTCTATTGCTTTCAATGGTAAATTCATCGGCAACCGACTTGACGTTGGGAAGACCCATGCCGGCACCGAATCCGAGGGAGCGGATCCACTCGCTGGCAGTCGACCATCCCGGTGTCATTGCCGCTTCGACATCGCTGATGCCCGGTCCGCTGTCTTTTGCCGTTATCTGCATCGTTTGCGGGGAGTATTCGGCGATCAATTCGCCTCCGTCGGAGTGCACCACCAGGTTCATCTCCAATTCATAGCTTGCTATCGCCGCCCTGCGTATGATGTGCGGTGCAATCCCTGCACTCTTAAGCCGTTTCTTGATTTCAGTGCTGGCGTAGCCTGCATTCTCAAAGTCATTCTTCATGATCGAGTAGGTGTGAATCTCCCCGCTCATCTCCTCGCTGAGGCTGGTGGTGCGGGTCCGTTTCTCCAGCTCCTCGATCTCCCTGTTGATTTCCACCAGCAACGTGCTGGTGATATCGCGGCTGGTAATCATGCCGACCAGTTCCTTGTGCTTGTTGAGCACCGGGAACCGATGGTAGCTGAAACGGTCGAAGTAGCTGATTGCAAATGAGATCGGCATATCATCTTCGAGGACGATGAGGTTGCGCGTCATATGATCCTGCGCTTTTTCTTCGATATACCCTTTGTCGAGGGCCTGGATGATGTCATCCATGCTCACAATCCCTATCAAGCGCTTGCCGACCACGATGGGAAGCCCGGTAACCTGCTTTTCGCGCATGATGTACTGGATCTGTCTGAGTGTGGTCTCCTTGGTGGCGGTAACCAGGTCTGTGGTCATGACATCCTTCACCTTCAGTCGGTAAATCAGTTCAAGGATGACATTCGGTGAGGTAATGGTATTGATAGGTATCTCTTGCATAGGTTGAGTATACAACAGCTTTGCATGCGTGCAAAGAAAGGTTGGTTCTCAGTTTCATGTTTTCCTACTGCCAAAACACGATTTCTTTGCTATATTGAAGGGGTATGAATACTGTCCCATCCTTGGCACTCGTGTATGAAGACCCCTTTCTTCTGATCGTGGATAAACCTGAGCTGTTGCCTACAGTCCCTCTCAAGGATGATCCATTGGATAAACCAACCCTGTTGGGACTGGTAGCCTCTTCATACCCTGAAGTGCTCTCGGTGGAAGGCAAGAATGCCTGGGAGGGCGGAGTGCTTCACCGCCTTGACACCCCGACGAGCGGCTTGGTGGTCATAGCCAGAACCAAGGAAGCATACACTGCACTGCAGGCGATTGGAAAAGCCGAGCTCTTTGTAAAGGAGTATCGGTGTCGCAGCTCGCAGAGACCCGAAGCACAGCTTCCCGCTTTCCCCCCGTTTCCCTATGAGGATCCGGTCTCTTGTGGTGGTCGGGAGGTGACCATTGGAAGCTTGTTCCGTCACTACGGCGACAACCGTAGACAGGTGAGGCCGGTGCTTGCAGACAGCCCAAAGCATCTGCTTGATAAGTCAACAGGAACCTGGTACATGACCAAGGTGTGGTATACAGGAGAAGAAGAGGGAGCCTCGACGTTCACCTGCCGGCTCACCTCGGGATTTCGTCACCAAGTCAGGGTGCATATGGCATGGAGCGGTCATCCGATAGACGGCGACGCCGTCTATCATGGGAAAGTGCAGCAGCATCTCGCCTTGCGGGCGGTTGCCGTTGAATTCCCTCATCCGATAACATCGCAAACCATGGAAATTCGAATAGATTCTTAAGAGAGGAGTACACATGGCAGATCCAAGAGAACAGAAGTTGGCAGAACTTCTCGTCACATATTCGGTACAGCTTCAGAAAGGCGAATCGTGTCTCATCAACGCTGTCGATATTCCCACCAGCATGACTGAAGCCCTCATCAAGGCTGTCTATGCCGCTGGGGGGTACCCGGTGGTAAACCTATGGAACCAACGCATCGAGCGGGCGATGTGTGAAGATGCAACCGAGCATTCGCTTGCCAAGTGGGCCGATGTCGACACCTACCGCATGAAGCAGATGGATGCCTTCATCGGCATCCGCGGTATCGCAAATGTACGCGAGCTTGCAACCATTGCAGAGAAAACGAACTTGGCAAGCAAGTATTACAATACCCCGGTACACATGAAGACCCGCCTTACCCAGACCAAGTGGGTGGTGCTTCGCTATCCGACCGAGGTCATGGCGATGCAGGCGGGAAAGGGTACGGTGGAGTTTGAAGAGTTCTTCTACAAAGTCTGCACCCAAGTCGACTACAATGCCATGGCCGCTGCGATGGCGGAAGCCAAAACCTTCTTGGACACCGTCGACCGGGTTCACATCAAGGCGAAGAACACCGATCTTACCTTTTCGGTCAAAGGCATGCCATGGGTTCCCTGCGCCGGGAGAATGAATATTCCCGACGGGGAGATCTACTCCTGCCCGGTCAAGGACTCGGTCAACGGAACCATTACCTACAACGCCGAGAGCACCTATCACGGCCATTGTTTCAAGGATGTGAGCTTCACGTTCAAGGATGGTAAAATCATCGAGGCGCATGCCGATGACGATGCGCTGCTCAATGACATTCTTGACATCGATGAAGGTGCGCGCTACATCGGGGAGTTCGCCCTGGGGTGCAACCCTGGTATTCTCGAACCGATGGACAACACGCTGTTTGATGAGAAAATTTTCGGATCGATTCACTTTACCCCCGGCAACGCATATGAGGATTGCGACAACACCAACCGCAGTGCAGTGCACTGGGATCTGGTGCAGATCCAGAGACCTGAATACGGCGGAGGGGAGATGTATTTTGATGATGTTTTGGTCCGAAAGGACGGAATATTCGTCCATCCCAGGCTTACCTGTTTGAATCTTTCTCTCTAGAAGCGATTGACAGATAAGGCCAAGCTCTGGTACAACAAGGCAAACGTCAAGGGCGATGTGGAGCAATCCGCATCGCCCTTTGTTGTTTCAGGCCCGTTGGGCTTCGTACAAAGGTGTGCGGTGATTTTCACTGCACGCCTCTTTTTTTGTTTTTGGAGGGAACGTATGTACGTATCGGTGGACACGCTCTGGGTCTTGTTGGGGACGGTGCTCGTGTTTTTCATGCAAGCAGGTTTTGCCATGGTGGAGACTGGTTTCACCCGGGCGAAGAATGCCGGCAACATCATCATGAAAAACCTCATGGACTTTTGTCTGGGTAGTGCTGCGTTCTGGATCATCGGCTTCGGACTGATGTTCGGGTTGAATGGGGGAGGCAGTGCCCTGCCCTTGGTAGGAGTGCCGGATTTTTTCATCCTTCGCGATTACGGATCGGCCGTGCCCTCCTATGCCTTCATTATGTTTCAGACAGTCTTCTGCGCCACGGCGGCAACCATTGTCAGCGGGGCAATGGCTGAACGAACCAAGTTCGTCTCCTACTGCCTCTACTCAGTTGCCATCAGCGCCTTGATCTATCCGATAAGCGGACATTGGATCTGGGGCGGCGGTTGGCTCTCAACGCTTGGGTTTCATGACTTTGCCGGTTCTACTGCAGTTCATATGGTAGGTGGAGTTGCAGCCTTCTGGGGGGCGAAGATCATCGGACCGAGAATTGGTAAGTACGACAGCAATAAGAAAGCACAGGCGATTCCTGGTCACAGCCTCACCTTGGGAGCCTTGGGTGTGTTCATCCTCTGGTTCTGTTGGTTCGGTTTCAATGGTGGTTCGACGCTCAGTCTCGATAGCAGTGAAAGCCAAGTCAGTGCGGCAATGATTTTCTTCAATACCAATCTGGCCGCAGCCTTTGCAGCCATTGCAACCATGCTCCTGACGTGGTGGAGGTATAAGAAACCCGATGTATCGATGACCCTCAACGGAGCACTCGCCGGCTTGGTTGCAATAACCGCAGGCTGTGATGCAGTCTCTCCTTTCGGCTCTGCCATCATTGGGATCATCAGCGGCATAGTCATTGTATTCGCCGTTGAATTCTTTGAAAAGGTTGCTCACATCGATGATCCGGTCGGTGCCATTTCGGTGCATGGAATCTGCGGGGCGCTCGGAACGCTTCTTGTTGGAGTATTCGCTGTAGATGGAGGTCTGTTCTACGGCGGAGGGTTTGCAATGCTCGGTATTCAGGCACTGGGAGTCGGATCGGTCATGCTGTGGGTATCGGTGACCATGATCGGTTTGTTTCTGCTTCTGAAGAAGACCGTAGGGCTTCGTGTATCTCATGCAGAGGAGATAGCAGGACTCGATCTGAAAGAGCATGGGCTCTGTTCAAGCTATGCCGACTTCATGCCCGCCGTACCATCGGTGCTCGGCACCCTTGTGACGGAGGAACTTGCAATTCCTGTAACAGAGGTTCCTCCTGTACAGAAACCCAGCCGCGAGGCTCCGATGACCAAGGTGGTCATCGTCAGCAGGCAGAGCAAGTTCAATGAGCTCAAGGAAGCCTTGAATGCAATAGGAGTCATGGGTATGACGGTAACCCAGGTCATGGGCTGCGGAATGCAAAAGGGCCAGAAGGAGTATTACCGAGGTGTTGCGGTCTCCCCGACCCTGTTGCCGAAAATGCAGCTTGAGACGGTTGTCAGCAAGGTCCCTGTACGGGCGGTCATCGAGGCTGCCAAGAAGGCACTCTATACCGGTCATATCGGCGATGGCAAGATCTTTGTGTACACGGTGGACAATGTGGTCAAGGTTCGTACCGGCGAAGAGGGCTACGACGCACTGCAGGATGAGATTATTCCAGAATAATGGAATAAGAAGAGTGAACAGCACATCAAGAGGGGGCCGGTCGGCCCCCTTCATACTTGCTATCTCTCCACATCGAACACAATGGTGCGGTTCTTGTACATGATGATCCTGCTCTCAAGGTGGGCCTGCACAGCCTTGGCCAACACCCTGCGCTCGACATCCTTTCCCACGTCCCTCAGCCCGTTGGGACTGAGTTCGTGGTTCACCCGTACCACATCCTGGTCGATGATCGGGCCCTGGTCGAGTTCCTCGCTGGCATAGTGGGCTGTCGCTCCGATCATTTTAACCCCACGTTCATATGCCTGCCGATACGGGTTGGCCCCTTGGAAGGCAGGGAGGAAGCCATGGTGGATGTTGATGATTTTCCCATGCCATTGGCTGGTGAAATCGCTGCTGAGAATCTGCATGTAGCGCGCCAGGACCACCAAGTCGATATCAAAGCGCCTCAGCAATGTCATTACCTTGGCCTCCTGTTCTGCCTTGGTTTCGGCTGTGACCGGCAGGTAATAAAATGGAATGCGGAATTGGTTTGCAATAATTTCCAAGTCAGGGTGATTACTGATGATCAGGGAGATGTCGCACTTCAAGTCGCCTTCATTCTTGCGGGCGATCAAGTCGTAGAGACAGTGGCTGGTTTTGCTTACCATGATGGCCACCCGCGCGTTGTAATCACTGTAGTGGCACTCCCACGTCAGGTTGTACTCCTTGGCGAAGAGACCAAAGTCCTCTTCAAGCTCCTTGCGGGTTGTCTTGAGGTCGAGCATGTCAAGCTCGATGCGCATGAAGTAACGTCCTTCGATGTTGTCGGTGTGCTGCTGGCAGTGGACGATATTGTAGCTCCGCTGGAAAAACCATGTGGAGGTGGCGCTGAGTATGCCTTTTCGATCCTCACACTGGATGAGGAAGATTATCTTCTTCTGGTTGTCTTTCATTCCTGGATCCTCTATTACAGGGCTTTTATTTCAGCTTCCCGGGGGTCTTCTCCCAACACAATCTCTACGCTGCGCTTGGCCTCGGCAAGGGCTTTTTCCAAAGCCTTTGCAAGCCGCATTCCTTCTTCGAAGAGTGCAATGCTCTCTTCGAGGGAGGTGTCGGAGGCGTTGAGCTTTTGGGCGATCTCCTCGATTCTGGAAATATCAGTTTCAAAACTCATCGTTACTCCTTTACAAGCGCCTTTCGGCATCCATCGGTGAATGTCAGCGTCAGCAGAGATCCAGGCACGGCTTGCTCTTTGGATGCAACAAGCCGTCCTTCCTGGTTTTGTACGACCGCATAGCCTCGGGCAAGTATAGCAAGGGGGCTGAGGGCTTGCAACTCTCTGATGGCCAGTTCGGCCCGCCCGCTATAAGATTTCAGCAGTTGGTTCTGGGCTGTGACTATATTATTAGTGGCATTTGCCAGTAAATACTCCTTGGTATTGATGATGTTCTTGATCCTCATCCCCATCGCCTTGGTGTCGAAGCGCTTGAGTTTGCTCTCTGCCAGCGCAAGTCGACTCTCCATGCTTTTCAGCAACTGCGTACGTAGGTTCCCCACTTGGTTGCGAGAATCCAGATAGCCTTGGCTGACCAGCTCTGCAGCAGCAGAAGGGGTGGGGGCACGTAAGTCTGCGACGAAGTCCGAGAGAGCCCAGTCGATCTCGTGCCCGACAGCACTGACGATGGGAATCTGGGATTCGTGGATGGCCTTAATCACACACTCCTCGCTGAAGGGCAGCAGATCTTCAATCGAGCCGCCGCCGCGCCCGACGATCAGAACATCGCAGAGCAGCAGATTATTGGCTTGTTGGATTCGATTTGCAATGGAGGGGGCTGCACTCTCCCCTTGGACGGTGGCAGGAAGGACCAGCACATCGACCGAGGGTGCCCTTCTCTGCAGTATATTCAGAATATCCTGCAAGGCTGCTCCAGTGGGACTGGTCACCACCCCGACCCGAAGGGGACGCTTGGGAATGGGCTTTTTATTTTTTTCGTCGAAATACCCCAATGCAGCATACTGGCGCTTACGCATCTCCAGCATGGCGAGAATCTGCCCGAATCCGGCTTTTTCCATGCTGTCGCACTTCAGCTGATAGGTTCCCCGCGCCCCGTATACATCCAGGCCGCCGGTGACTATCACCTTATCCCCTTCCTGAGGGGCGAAGTCAACCTTCCACGTCGAGCCTTTGAACATGACTGCACTGATGGAGCAGGACGCATCCTTGAGGGTGAAGAACCAGTGGCCGGTGGAGGATGGGCGGAAGTTGGAAATTTCACCGCTGACCTTCAAGCCGTAAAAACCCTGCTCGAGGGTTTGTTTGATCAGGCCGGTAAGCTCGGAGACAGAGAGCTCGGTTTGCAGCAGGTTATCCATTCTCCTGCTCCTTGTCAGGCTTCGGTCGTCCAAGCCTGTGCAATTGGTTGAGGATTCCCAGGAAGGCGAGTATCGCCCACATGGTGAAAAAGAGCCAGAACTGCAGATACCAGAATTGGGAGAGCAGATAGGAAACAATCAAGGAGCCTGCAACGGCGCTTTCCAAGGCCATGTAGGAGTCGAACCGGATGAGGCTGTAGGCGAGGATGATGACCTGCAATACAAGAAACATAACAAAGCTGGTTTGCAGGGGAAGAAAACCTAGGATGAGTAGAAAGATTACCAAACCCATGCTCAACCCGGTAAATGAGGCTACAACCAGCCGAGGGAGTGCCGCCTTCCTTCTGGATAGGTAGAACAGCAGCAAGCCTCCGAAGCAGAAGGAGAGCAGGTTGACCAGAACCCCCATATAATCCTGGGTGGTGAAAATGATATTCCACAGCTCGGAAAGGGGTGAGGCAGAGGAAAGGCCTACCAACAGCGATTGTTGGTGGAAAACGAGCAGTACCAGGGCAAGAAAGACGAGACTGCCTGCAAAAACACTGCGTATGCTTACCAAGAGTCGTTTTGCAACATAGCCATAGAAACAGAGGAAAAAACCCGTCAACAGCCCGATGAACATCACCGCCGCTCCGATTGTACTTCCATCACTTTGCATGTACGTTCCTTATCTTCAAAAAAAAAGAGACAGCACAGTACGCTGTCTCTCAACCTAACTGGTTGGCTTAGCCTTGGATGATAGCTGCTGTGGGGCAGACATCGGCACAAGTGCCGCAATCGATGCATGCATCAGCGTCGATTACATAGATATCGCCTTCAGAGATAGCACCGGTCGGGCATTCGGGCTGGCAGGTACCGCAAGCCACGCAAGCATCAGTGATTTTGTAAGCCATGATATTGACTCCTTACTTCGTTTTCGTTGCTTTTGACTATATACCGCCTTTGCATGCAAGTCAAGGAATTTGAATAATCTGTACTAAAAGTACAGAATAATGAAAATATAAAAACTCACAGTAAAAGTTATATTTGTATCAGAGAGCCATTTTCCCATTACTTCCTACTATATAAGTATCTCATGAATTTCTTTATTGCAATAGGGATTGTACACTACTTGAATCTAACTTTGAAATGTACTGTATTCGCTGTACAATACTCTTAACGGCGAAGACCGGAGGCTGGTACGCCTTCCGAGTAGCCTGGGGTCCTCTCTGGTGGAGGGCCTTATTTGTATTTCAGTATGCATATAGCATGGAGAACGTGATATAGACATCGTTATTGTTCTGGGTGATACTGGTGATGGTCGGCGAAGTGGTTAGGTCTGCGAACCTTTCAAGTACCCGGTCCAATGAGGGGCGCACTCCGAAAGGGGTGCGTTTTTACTTACCGGCATTTCGGCGTTCTTTCGTTGCTTGATCTCAAGTCCTCCGTTCCAATCGGAGCGCAGAATCGCTGAGCGTCCCGATCGGGCAGACAGCACACCAGATTCTGGGTCTGTAGATGCGTGAAAGCACCAACGCCAATAGGGTTGTCGATGCCATCATTCCGTAGAAGCGATAGGAGAGATGGATAAGGAAAAGAGGGGCCTGGACGGTGAGAAGCTGAGGCAGGCTGAAGAGCTCGATGGCGATGAAAAGCCTGATGTACGGCATCGCTTCCATTCTTCCCAGTGCCACTTGGACGGTTGAGCCGGTGATGAAGAGCAGGTTGAGCCCGAAGTACCAGATCATGATGCGCCGGAGTCTGCCGTTGGTGATGAAAGCTGGATTCTTTCTCCAGTTCTTCCTTCTCCCTGCTGCATTGAGCAGACTTGCACGAGGGCAGTAGCTTTGGCACCAAAGCTTCTTCTTCGCCTTGGCAAGCAGGATGAATGGAAGTGCCATGCACAAGAGTGCAAGATTGGCAAAGAGTATGGAAATAATGCCGAGTGCAAAATAAGCCAAGGTGATGAAAAAGAGGTTGGGCAGCAATCCCTTTCTGTTCATGCTTTCTCCATCACCAATGCCTTGGGGAAGCAATAGCGGGTGCATTTTCCACAGTTGATGCATCGCTCTCGGTCTACGGTGGGCGCTTTCTGTCCCTTCTGGCTCAACGC
Proteins encoded:
- a CDS encoding aminopeptidase, yielding MADPREQKLAELLVTYSVQLQKGESCLINAVDIPTSMTEALIKAVYAAGGYPVVNLWNQRIERAMCEDATEHSLAKWADVDTYRMKQMDAFIGIRGIANVRELATIAEKTNLASKYYNTPVHMKTRLTQTKWVVLRYPTEVMAMQAGKGTVEFEEFFYKVCTQVDYNAMAAAMAEAKTFLDTVDRVHIKAKNTDLTFSVKGMPWVPCAGRMNIPDGEIYSCPVKDSVNGTITYNAESTYHGHCFKDVSFTFKDGKIIEAHADDDALLNDILDIDEGARYIGEFALGCNPGILEPMDNTLFDEKIFGSIHFTPGNAYEDCDNTNRSAVHWDLVQIQRPEYGGGEMYFDDVLVRKDGIFVHPRLTCLNLSL
- a CDS encoding ammonium transporter, whose amino-acid sequence is MYVSVDTLWVLLGTVLVFFMQAGFAMVETGFTRAKNAGNIIMKNLMDFCLGSAAFWIIGFGLMFGLNGGGSALPLVGVPDFFILRDYGSAVPSYAFIMFQTVFCATAATIVSGAMAERTKFVSYCLYSVAISALIYPISGHWIWGGGWLSTLGFHDFAGSTAVHMVGGVAAFWGAKIIGPRIGKYDSNKKAQAIPGHSLTLGALGVFILWFCWFGFNGGSTLSLDSSESQVSAAMIFFNTNLAAAFAAIATMLLTWWRYKKPDVSMTLNGALAGLVAITAGCDAVSPFGSAIIGIISGIVIVFAVEFFEKVAHIDDPVGAISVHGICGALGTLLVGVFAVDGGLFYGGGFAMLGIQALGVGSVMLWVSVTMIGLFLLLKKTVGLRVSHAEEIAGLDLKEHGLCSSYADFMPAVPSVLGTLVTEELAIPVTEVPPVQKPSREAPMTKVVIVSRQSKFNELKEALNAIGVMGMTVTQVMGCGMQKGQKEYYRGVAVSPTLLPKMQLETVVSKVPVRAVIEAAKKALYTGHIGDGKIFVYTVDNVVKVRTGEEGYDALQDEIIPE
- the purU gene encoding formyltetrahydrofolate deformylase → MKDNQKKIIFLIQCEDRKGILSATSTWFFQRSYNIVHCQQHTDNIEGRYFMRIELDMLDLKTTRKELEEDFGLFAKEYNLTWECHYSDYNARVAIMVSKTSHCLYDLIARKNEGDLKCDISLIISNHPDLEIIANQFRIPFYYLPVTAETKAEQEAKVMTLLRRFDIDLVVLARYMQILSSDFTSQWHGKIINIHHGFLPAFQGANPYRQAYERGVKMIGATAHYASEELDQGPIIDQDVVRVNHELSPNGLRDVGKDVERRVLAKAVQAHLESRIIMYKNRTIVFDVER
- the xseB gene encoding exodeoxyribonuclease VII small subunit, with translation MSFETDISRIEEIAQKLNASDTSLEESIALFEEGMRLAKALEKALAEAKRSVEIVLGEDPREAEIKAL
- the xseA gene encoding exodeoxyribonuclease VII large subunit produces the protein MDNLLQTELSVSELTGLIKQTLEQGFYGLKVSGEISNFRPSSTGHWFFTLKDASCSISAVMFKGSTWKVDFAPQEGDKVIVTGGLDVYGARGTYQLKCDSMEKAGFGQILAMLEMRKRQYAALGYFDEKNKKPIPKRPLRVGVVTSPTGAALQDILNILQRRAPSVDVLVLPATVQGESAAPSIANRIQQANNLLLCDVLIVGRGGGSIEDLLPFSEECVIKAIHESQIPIVSAVGHEIDWALSDFVADLRAPTPSAAAELVSQGYLDSRNQVGNLRTQLLKSMESRLALAESKLKRFDTKAMGMRIKNIINTKEYLLANATNNIVTAQNQLLKSYSGRAELAIRELQALSPLAILARGYAVVQNQEGRLVASKEQAVPGSLLTLTFTDGCRKALVKE
- a CDS encoding DUF362 domain-containing protein gives rise to the protein MAYKITDACVACGTCQPECPTGAISEGDIYVIDADACIDCGTCADVCPTAAIIQG